From the genome of Fundulus heteroclitus isolate FHET01 chromosome 9, MU-UCD_Fhet_4.1, whole genome shotgun sequence, one region includes:
- the klhl30 gene encoding kelch-like protein 30 produces MVRNVDDLDYCLSSHPQSILEGLRSLCSQPKLVDVTLSAGGRDFPCHRGVLALCSMYFRSMFSGDFVESIAARVELQDVDPDILGCLLDFAYTGKLTINQSNVEGLICTSSQLQFQTVRAVCSRYLQHQIDASNCLGILEFGEIHGCPEVVAKAWAFLLENFEAVQQGEEFLLSGKPRLTACLSDEGLKIRSESTRVEAILKWVGHQKESRLCHLPELLGLSRLSLLSLNYLTDTLLKDSLVQASPGCREAIEEVCREKQDLTPEYSERLSSHSPQLNLQEVLFVMGGRSLDDEEDDDSDEDEDTDPRLERLPSKNCAFYNTTTKKWHELPNFPNPNKWGYAMVSLNNDVYVTGGSRGSNTNSWSTTETWKYITREGRWVTVAPMLRPRTNHTSATLNGELYVIGGTTSATVEVEHYDPYSDTWTLTCPALKYVTNFTATACFGKLYVIGSCAVKYNALTMQCYNPVIDAWISIGSPFIPKYLSAPRSVCVDGIIYLVADNTKKVYSYDPEANMWQKVQLLHMLHENGGLVSLDGRLYVTGGHWKGMEGDYGVEVEVYNRTSNTWDLECFLPRLWFYSGVCTIFLDPSQWPELPPIE; encoded by the exons ATGGTGCGCAATGTGGATGATCTGGACTACTGCCTGTCCTCCCATCCTCAGAGCATCCTGGAAGGCTTGCGTTCGCTCTGTTCACAACCCAAACTTGTGGACGTGACGCTGAGCGCCGGGGGAAGGGACTTCCCCTGCCACCGAGGGGTTCTGGCCCTCTGCAGCATGTACTTCCGCTCTATGTTCTCAGGGGACTTCGTGGAGAGCATAGCTGCTCGCGTGGAGCTTCAGGACGTGGATCCTGACATCCTCGGCTGCTTGCTTGACTTTGCCTACACGGGCAAGCTGACAATAAACCAGAGCAACGTGGAGGGCTTGATCTGTACCTCCAGCCAACTGCAGTTTCAGACGGTGCGGGCCGTGTGCAGCCGATACCTGCAGCATCAGATCGATGCGAGCAACTGCCTGGGAATCCTGGAGTTCGGAGAGATCCACGGCTGCCCTGAGGTGGTCGCCAAAGCGTGGGCCTTCCTCCTCGAGAACTTTGAGGCTGTACAACAGGGCGAGGAGTTTCTGCTTTCGGGAAAACCTCGGCTGACGGCTTGCTTGTCCGACGAAGGACTGAAAATCCGCTCGGAGAGCACACGTGTGGAGGCGATCCTCAAATGGGTCGGGCATCAAAAAGAGTCTCGACTGTGCCACCTTCCTGAACTCTTGGGCTTGTCCCGTCTGTCTCTGCTCAGCCTGAACTACCTGACTGACACCCTGCTGAAGGACAGTTTGGTCCAGGCCTCTCCTGGCTGCAGGGAGGCCATCGAAGAAGTTTGCAGAGAG AAGCAAGATTTGACACCTGAATATTCTGAAAGATTAAGCTCTCACAGTCCACAACTAAACTTGCAAGAAGTGCTGTTTGTGATGGGAGGACGATCGCTTGATGATGAGGAAGATGATGACTCAGACGAGGACGAAGACACAGACCCAAGACTTGAAAGACTGCCCTCCAAGAACTGTGCCTTCTACAACACAACGACAA AAAAGTGGCACGAGCTGCCTAACTTTCCAAATCCCAACAAGTGGGGTTATGCTATGGTGTCCCTTAACAATGACGTTTATGTTACAG GGGGCTCACGAGGTTCAAACACCAACTCCTGGTCGACCACAGAGACCTGGAAGTACATCACAAGAGAGGGAAGATGGGTTACCGTGGCACCAATGCTCCGGCCCCGGACTAACCACACATCGGCAACACTTAATGGCGAGCTTTATGTAATTGGAG GTACAACATCGGCTACGGTTGAGGTTGAGCATTACGACCCCTACAGTGACACCTGGACCTTGACGTGTCCTGCTTTAAAATACGTGACTAACTTTACGGCCACCGCTTGTTTTGGAAAGCTGTATGTGATCGGATCGTGTGCAGTGAAGTACAACGCACTGACCATGCAGTGTTACAACCCTGTCATAG atgcCTGGATCAGTATAGGGTCACCATTCATCCCGAAGTATTTGTCCGCTCCTCGTTCGGTCTGTGTGGATGGGATTATATACCTGGTGGCTGACAACACAAAGAAAGTCTACTCGTATGATCCTGAGGCAAACATGTGGCAAAAG GTCCAGCTTCTTCACATGCTCCATGAGAACGGTGGCCTGGTATCCCTGGATGGGAGGCTGTATGTCACGGGCGGCCACTGGAAAGGAATGGAGGGGGACTATGGGGTGGAGGTGGAGGTTTACAACCGAACATCCAACACCTGGGATCTGGAATGTTTTCTCCCAAGACTTTGGTTTTACAGTGGAGTATGCACTATATTCCTCGACCCATCCCAGTGGCCTGAGCTTCCGCCCATAGAGTAG